The following are from one region of the Dreissena polymorpha isolate Duluth1 chromosome 2, UMN_Dpol_1.0, whole genome shotgun sequence genome:
- the LOC127867750 gene encoding phospholipase A and acyltransferase 2-like, giving the protein MAQQVVEHNRTVLDSLEEGDLVEFNRGLYSHWAVYKGSSDVIHLAGIGNEGVNANSSSVFTICGQRFNKAVVRVDDFWKVAGDSKAYKKSCNTRFSPQKILKRAMDKIGEIGYNLLRSNCEHFAKYCRYGEEKSEQVEKVVKVAGAAAVGIGVGALYYGMLKKKKKKDE; this is encoded by the exons ATGGCTCAGCAGGTTGTGGAGCATAACCGGACTGTTTTAGATTCACTAGAAGAAGGGGACCTGGTAGAGTTCAATAGGGGCTTATATTCGCACTGGGCCGTCTACAAAG GAAGCAGCGATGTCATCCATCTAGCTGGCATCGGAAATGAAGGCGTTAATGCCAACTCTAGTTCTGTCTTCACTATCTGCGGTCAGAGATTCAACAAAGCGGTCGTTCGCGTCGACGATTTCTGGAAGGTTGCCGGTGATTCGAAGGCCTACAAGAAAAGTTGCAACAC GAGGTTTTCCcctcaaaaaatattaaaaagagcCATGGATAAGATTGGGGAGATAGGCTACAACCTACTGCGGAGCAACTGTGAACATTTCGCAAAGTACTGTAGATACGGGGAGGAAAAGAGCGAACAG GTGGAGAAGGTCGTCAAGGTTGCTGGTGCCGCCGCGGTTGGTATTGGTGTGGGTGCGTTATACTACGGGATgttaaagaagaagaaaaaaaaagatgaataa